Proteins found in one Planctomycetes bacterium MalM25 genomic segment:
- the apbE_2 gene encoding Thiamine biosynthesis lipoprotein ApbE precursor, which yields MGTSYSVTLVGGTRSEADQEKRAIDERLALLNKRMSTYDPKSELSRFNASDSTGWFEVSAETASVVASALDLAGSTEGAYDPTVGPLVNLWGFGPGKRRTRPPSEDEISSVKESVGYSSIDTRLDPPALIKANPAVQIDLSSIAKGHGSDVIAELLTAAGYEAFMIEIGGEVRTRKTKPGGLPWRIGLEKAPHEADGGRLQIQSVVELTDHSLATSGDYRNYFEHEGVRYSHTIDPTTGRPVTHAGATVTVLADTCREADGLATALLVLGPVAGYDWAIEQEIAAYFVSREPDGSLTPKPTPNWRRLTSPEVTR from the coding sequence ATGGGCACGTCCTACAGCGTCACGCTGGTCGGCGGGACGCGTAGCGAAGCGGATCAGGAGAAGCGAGCCATCGATGAACGGCTCGCGCTCTTGAACAAGCGGATGTCGACCTACGACCCGAAGTCCGAGTTATCGCGGTTCAACGCGAGCGATTCGACGGGATGGTTTGAGGTTTCTGCAGAGACCGCTTCGGTCGTCGCCTCGGCGCTGGACCTGGCGGGTTCGACTGAAGGGGCGTATGACCCGACGGTGGGGCCCTTAGTCAACCTCTGGGGATTCGGCCCCGGCAAGCGACGCACCCGTCCGCCGAGCGAGGACGAAATCAGCTCCGTGAAGGAGTCCGTCGGCTATTCGTCAATCGACACCCGCCTCGATCCGCCGGCCCTGATAAAAGCGAACCCTGCGGTGCAAATCGACCTCTCTTCCATTGCGAAGGGACACGGATCAGACGTTATTGCTGAGTTGCTCACCGCAGCGGGTTACGAGGCGTTCATGATCGAAATCGGCGGTGAGGTCCGCACCCGCAAGACGAAGCCCGGAGGCCTTCCGTGGCGGATCGGCTTGGAAAAAGCCCCACACGAAGCTGACGGCGGCAGACTCCAGATCCAAAGCGTCGTCGAACTCACCGATCACTCGCTCGCAACGTCCGGCGATTACCGAAACTACTTCGAGCACGAAGGCGTCCGGTACTCGCACACGATCGATCCCACGACCGGCCGACCCGTGACCCACGCCGGGGCGACGGTCACCGTGCTGGCCGATACCTGCCGCGAGGCGGACGGACTGGCGACCGCGTTGTTGGTGCTCGGCCCCGTGGCGGGCTACGATTGGGCGATCGAGCAAGAGATCGCCGCCTACTTCGTGTCGCGCGAGCCGGACGGTTCACTCACTCCTAAACCGACGCCTAACTGGCGCCGCTTAACCTCTCCCGAGGTCACGCGATGA
- the pilQ gene encoding Type IV pilus biogenesis and competence protein PilQ precursor gives MAPSRHPRWSMPLVVVVICALIGKTLHAQLPDQPTLATPAFETLPTPASGVDGGEFVMPVRSDPAVPVEVRTNQGLISLSVRDASLRQVLSALAETQGLNLVIAAPADAPVTAEFKRLPLNEVFATLLNSTGHTWTEHDGVFVVTSVATGGDLSPEVQGRRVAVIELDFASSADLQPAVEGLLSAAGQSHFLETDSADNRRTKELLIVEDLAPYVDRIERYIAEADQPPRQVLIEVNLLQVDLADDERCGVDFNALSRVSGARLSLRASGLTNPTASPGFFIESSEGDLDSVVEALISTTDAKSLAAPRLLALNGQESQIQIGERLGYRVTTTTQTSSLESVDFLEVGVVLSLTPRITRDGRVLLRVSPKVSSGAVNPDTGVPDEETTELHTDALLQSGQGMIIGGLIQERDDKRVTRIPVLGSLPYVNSLFQRRAIDKRRSELIVALVPHVLPYACSEVHERNEDEVFRARQPLLTGPLCRNPRPYEPTLYDPYRDERRLRLLDRRDPPCHADACVSKPELPLLRPRRLPPIVDGSETQSAEIAVRPTGTYVR, from the coding sequence ATGGCGCCTAGCCGCCACCCCCGCTGGTCGATGCCTCTGGTTGTGGTGGTGATCTGCGCGCTCATCGGTAAGACCTTGCACGCACAGCTCCCCGATCAGCCAACGCTCGCGACGCCTGCCTTCGAGACGCTCCCTACACCCGCGAGCGGTGTGGACGGCGGAGAGTTCGTTATGCCCGTTCGTTCGGACCCCGCCGTGCCGGTCGAGGTCCGAACGAACCAAGGGCTGATTTCGCTGTCGGTCCGCGACGCCTCGCTCCGGCAAGTCCTGTCGGCACTGGCCGAGACCCAGGGACTGAACCTCGTGATCGCCGCCCCCGCCGACGCTCCGGTCACCGCGGAGTTCAAGCGGCTCCCTCTCAACGAAGTCTTTGCGACACTGCTCAACTCGACGGGGCACACCTGGACCGAGCACGACGGGGTGTTCGTCGTCACGAGCGTCGCGACGGGTGGCGATCTGTCACCCGAGGTGCAGGGACGCCGGGTCGCGGTGATCGAACTCGACTTCGCCTCCTCCGCTGACCTTCAGCCCGCCGTGGAAGGCCTGCTCTCGGCAGCCGGCCAATCGCACTTCCTAGAGACCGACAGCGCCGACAATCGGCGGACCAAAGAACTGCTAATCGTTGAGGACTTGGCGCCCTACGTCGATCGGATCGAGCGTTACATCGCCGAAGCGGATCAGCCGCCACGCCAGGTGCTGATCGAAGTCAATCTTCTCCAGGTCGATCTCGCCGATGACGAGCGGTGCGGCGTCGATTTCAACGCCCTGAGCCGTGTGTCGGGCGCCAGGCTGTCGCTCCGCGCCTCGGGATTGACCAACCCGACCGCCTCGCCAGGCTTCTTCATCGAGTCGAGCGAGGGGGACCTCGACTCGGTTGTCGAAGCCCTGATCTCCACCACGGATGCCAAGAGCCTCGCGGCGCCGCGGCTCCTAGCTCTCAATGGACAGGAGTCGCAGATCCAGATCGGCGAGCGCCTCGGCTACCGCGTCACGACAACCACCCAGACCAGCTCCTTGGAGAGTGTCGATTTCCTTGAGGTTGGCGTCGTGCTGAGCCTGACCCCACGCATCACCCGCGATGGCCGGGTGCTGCTACGCGTCTCTCCGAAGGTCTCGAGCGGTGCGGTCAACCCAGACACGGGTGTCCCCGATGAGGAGACCACCGAGCTGCACACCGATGCGCTCCTGCAAAGCGGCCAAGGAATGATCATCGGCGGGCTGATCCAAGAACGCGACGATAAGCGGGTGACGCGGATCCCGGTGCTGGGCTCGCTGCCGTACGTCAACTCGCTCTTTCAACGTCGCGCGATCGATAAACGGCGCAGCGAGCTCATTGTCGCTCTGGTGCCGCACGTCCTGCCCTACGCTTGCTCTGAGGTTCACGAACGCAACGAGGATGAAGTCTTCCGCGCCCGACAGCCGTTGCTGACCGGACCGCTCTGCCGCAACCCGAGGCCGTATGAGCCAACACTCTACGACCCTTACCGCGACGAACGACGATTGCGGCTGCTGGATCGCCGCGACCCGCCCTGCCATGCCGACGCGTGCGTGAGCAAGCCGGAACTTCCCCTGCTGCGTCCGCGTCGCTTGCCGCCGATCGTCGACGGCAGCGAAACGCAGAGCGCCGAGATCGCCGTACGCCCCACGGGGACCTATGTCCGCTGA
- a CDS encoding Pilus assembly protein, PilO, which yields MQPQQPGLPKLPTGVLYTLAIVCAVVGFALAYTIIHRPLNDWRRGVLRRSDLVRAQLTDGPELRRQHAERKQQLEALLDRVELVNHRIPDEPKEGEFLSDLSRLAEEHGVTIEDFRRGATSTAGTHSMVSVSVKARGGHAGVCRLVDAVSKLPRLAELTELQIESQSDPTAYPVQLTYALYYGMATPSAEAAL from the coding sequence ATGCAACCGCAACAACCCGGACTACCGAAATTGCCAACAGGCGTGTTGTACACGCTGGCAATCGTCTGCGCTGTGGTCGGCTTCGCGTTGGCATACACCATCATCCACCGTCCGCTGAACGACTGGCGACGCGGCGTCCTACGCCGTAGCGATCTCGTCCGTGCGCAGCTCACGGACGGCCCGGAGCTGCGTCGTCAGCATGCCGAACGTAAACAGCAACTCGAGGCGTTGCTCGACCGGGTCGAGCTGGTCAACCACCGCATCCCCGACGAGCCCAAAGAGGGGGAGTTCCTGTCAGATCTGTCCCGCCTCGCCGAAGAGCACGGCGTGACGATCGAGGACTTCCGCCGAGGAGCCACCTCCACAGCGGGGACGCACTCGATGGTCAGCGTCTCGGTGAAGGCGCGGGGCGGGCACGCCGGCGTTTGCCGCCTGGTCGATGCCGTTTCGAAGCTGCCCCGCCTGGCGGAGCTCACCGAGCTCCAGATCGAATCCCAGTCCGATCCGACGGCTTACCCGGTGCAGCTGACGTACGCCCTCTATTACGGGATGGCCACCCCCTCGGCCGAGGCGGCGCTATGA
- a CDS encoding Competence protein A, whose product MLGWNRNGWIGFDVGERAVKLAQLQRTPEGLRLVSASISDRGAGSVVDDAKAAKALAGTLRGRQTAATLSMRECRLEPTDPDAPPEPRRCADHWESGSGGAYTLSYPAEQVEATVEGLAQAGMQCEVIDGAPLAIARVLTLSDNYRPDELIGALDWGETAVSFVAASGGQARYARRLTTGAFGDLRLRVGEELGLNHAESDRLLARYGEPENALKGDEDRMVRELLRDAVRPLAQELKRTYEHLGGKLKTKPPQRCLLLGAGGASPALAPTLAALAELRVEPWRAVGIERDASNEELPDCLLAQAIALSALAWEARV is encoded by the coding sequence ATGCTTGGCTGGAACCGAAACGGCTGGATCGGCTTCGATGTGGGCGAACGCGCCGTGAAGCTCGCTCAGCTGCAACGCACGCCCGAGGGCTTGCGGCTCGTCTCGGCTTCGATCAGTGATCGGGGGGCCGGTTCGGTCGTCGACGACGCCAAGGCCGCTAAGGCGCTCGCCGGCACGCTCCGGGGCAGGCAGACGGCCGCCACGCTCTCGATGCGCGAGTGCCGGCTAGAGCCGACCGATCCGGACGCTCCTCCCGAGCCGAGGCGATGCGCCGATCATTGGGAATCCGGGTCGGGCGGAGCCTACACCCTGAGCTACCCCGCGGAACAAGTCGAAGCAACCGTCGAAGGGCTCGCCCAAGCCGGTATGCAATGCGAGGTGATTGACGGCGCTCCGCTGGCGATCGCACGCGTGCTGACCCTTTCGGACAACTATCGCCCCGACGAGCTGATCGGCGCTCTTGATTGGGGTGAGACGGCCGTCTCTTTCGTCGCCGCCTCGGGCGGTCAGGCTCGCTACGCCCGCCGATTGACCACGGGGGCTTTTGGCGATCTCAGGCTGCGGGTCGGCGAAGAGCTGGGCCTCAATCACGCCGAGTCCGATCGGCTCCTCGCCCGCTACGGAGAGCCGGAGAATGCTTTGAAGGGCGATGAGGATCGTATGGTCCGTGAGCTGCTGCGCGACGCGGTGCGTCCTCTGGCCCAAGAGCTGAAGCGAACCTACGAGCACCTGGGGGGGAAGCTGAAGACCAAGCCGCCCCAGCGGTGCCTCCTGCTTGGCGCGGGTGGCGCCTCACCAGCGCTGGCGCCGACCCTTGCCGCCCTCGCCGAACTGCGGGTTGAACCATGGCGAGCGGTCGGCATCGAGCGTGACGCCTCGAACGAAGAGCTGCCAGACTGCCTCCTCGCCCAAGCGATCGCGCTGTCGGCCCTCGCCTGGGAGGCCCGCGTTTAA
- the epsF_4 gene encoding Type II secretion system protein F, with protein MNAATQNAASLLAGVPDQGANATKPLGWRLDRRVTSQERVQFTSQLAMMTGAGVSVSAALKSIARQCRPGTLRNALEMIEDDVLGGSSLSNALKNHPAIFDATYVATVAAGEASGKMQGVLAQLAELQRSELKLQRTIRGMLIYPVLLTAVSTGVILTLVVFVLPRFATIFEQYEIALPAITQALITLAGELRNRWWLWGPVALAGVGFLVAARTTDRGRQVIDRALIRTPGLQKVTRTLIGARVCRLLGLLVSSGVPLLDCLHLLRNAIRNTLFQQLTDKLEDAVTNGRSLSEALEGNEVLPASAAEMIATAEKTGKLGEVSQMMGEHYDEEGQALARQMISVIEPFVTIVMGGVVALVVLAVMLPVFDIATLAQR; from the coding sequence ATGAATGCCGCCACTCAGAATGCCGCTTCGTTGCTGGCGGGCGTTCCCGACCAGGGGGCGAACGCCACGAAGCCGCTCGGCTGGCGCCTCGACCGCCGCGTCACGTCGCAGGAGCGCGTGCAGTTCACCTCGCAGCTGGCGATGATGACCGGCGCTGGGGTGTCCGTTTCCGCAGCGCTGAAATCGATCGCGCGGCAGTGCCGCCCCGGCACACTCCGCAACGCGCTGGAGATGATCGAAGACGACGTGCTCGGCGGGTCGAGCCTCTCCAACGCCTTGAAGAACCACCCCGCGATCTTCGACGCCACCTACGTGGCGACCGTCGCGGCGGGCGAGGCCTCGGGCAAGATGCAGGGAGTCCTGGCTCAGCTCGCCGAGTTGCAGCGGTCGGAGCTGAAGTTGCAGCGGACGATCCGGGGCATGCTGATCTACCCGGTGCTGCTGACGGCTGTCTCGACCGGGGTGATCCTCACGCTGGTGGTTTTCGTGCTGCCACGCTTCGCGACGATCTTCGAGCAGTACGAGATCGCCCTGCCCGCGATCACCCAGGCCTTAATCACCCTGGCGGGTGAGTTGCGCAACCGTTGGTGGTTGTGGGGACCGGTCGCCCTTGCCGGGGTGGGCTTCCTCGTCGCCGCCCGGACGACCGACCGGGGGCGGCAGGTCATCGACCGAGCCTTGATCCGCACACCCGGCTTGCAGAAAGTGACCCGAACCCTGATCGGCGCGCGTGTCTGCCGGCTGCTGGGACTGCTCGTGTCTAGCGGCGTGCCGCTGCTCGACTGCTTGCATCTCTTGCGCAACGCGATCCGCAACACCCTCTTCCAGCAACTGACTGACAAGCTGGAGGACGCGGTCACCAATGGGCGCAGCCTCAGCGAAGCGCTCGAAGGGAACGAGGTGCTACCCGCCTCCGCGGCGGAGATGATCGCCACCGCGGAGAAAACGGGCAAGTTGGGCGAAGTGAGTCAGATGATGGGTGAGCACTACGACGAGGAGGGGCAGGCACTTGCTCGTCAGATGATCTCAGTCATTGAGCCCTTTGTGACGATTGTGATGGGGGGGGTCGTGGCGCTGGTGGTGCTAGCGGTGATGCTGCCGGTCTTCGACATCGCCACGCTTGCCCAACGCTAG
- the epsE_4 gene encoding Type II secretion system protein E, whose protein sequence is MTTPPPNTTNSEADDAVTSRLDASLDALAESVDRAVEQDGATPASPLPMRLGQRLLGDDLVSAEDLAKALELQAKRGMRLGETLLEMGVASEEDLLPHIAAQLGLPAMRLREGLIDPLVVGTLERSFCEKHNVIALFRVRDVLTVALDDPSDLDRLDLIERTTGMRVSPIFAFRASIERMVARAYEEDFQVDSVTADMDESAVELQADITDVDLTAVQDMVGGSPVVNLVNYLILQAIRRGASDIHIEPSRKHGIVRFRIDGQLVEMIRPRRDIYPAVVSRIKVMAKLDIAEQRKPQDGRCQVIVDGKEVDLRVSTLPTVIGEKVVMRVLDKQRLTFNLDELGIPGRQLGEIKQMLSRPYGLMLVTGPTGCGKTTTLYSALELIKSVHTNMVTVEDPVEYQIDLVNQVQVDNVRELTFASALRSILRQDPDVIMIGEIRDAETAKVAVQAALTGHLVLSTLHTNDSAGAVTRMVDMGVEPYKLAAALVGVLAQRLVRRICPNCRTQHFAQAEMLQAMHYRGDPNRKFARGEGCRSCYDTGFRGRIGVYETLPADAELRRMVARDASSSELRDWIRESDMPTLLDGGLDLASREVTSLEEVARVTLFD, encoded by the coding sequence ATGACGACCCCACCCCCCAACACAACGAATAGCGAAGCGGACGACGCGGTCACCAGCCGCCTCGACGCCTCGCTCGATGCGCTGGCCGAGTCGGTCGACCGGGCGGTCGAGCAGGATGGCGCCACGCCGGCGTCTCCGCTTCCCATGCGTCTCGGTCAGCGCCTGCTCGGGGACGACCTGGTCTCAGCGGAGGATCTCGCGAAGGCGCTCGAGCTACAAGCGAAACGCGGGATGCGTCTCGGCGAGACGCTCCTGGAGATGGGGGTCGCTTCGGAAGAGGATCTCTTGCCGCACATCGCCGCTCAGCTCGGCCTGCCGGCGATGCGTCTGCGAGAGGGGCTGATCGATCCGCTGGTCGTCGGGACCCTGGAGCGGTCGTTCTGCGAGAAGCACAACGTGATCGCGCTGTTCCGCGTGCGCGATGTCTTGACGGTCGCCCTCGACGATCCGAGCGACCTCGATCGGCTCGACCTGATCGAACGGACAACCGGGATGCGGGTCTCGCCGATCTTCGCGTTCCGCGCGTCGATCGAGCGGATGGTCGCCAGGGCGTACGAGGAAGACTTCCAGGTTGACTCGGTCACGGCCGACATGGACGAGTCGGCCGTGGAGCTGCAGGCCGACATCACCGACGTCGATCTCACCGCCGTGCAGGACATGGTGGGCGGCAGCCCGGTCGTCAACCTGGTGAACTACCTCATCCTGCAAGCGATCCGCCGCGGCGCGAGCGACATCCACATCGAGCCGAGCCGCAAGCACGGCATCGTCCGCTTTCGGATCGACGGCCAGCTGGTCGAGATGATCCGGCCTCGCCGCGACATCTACCCGGCGGTCGTGTCGCGGATCAAGGTCATGGCGAAGCTGGATATCGCCGAGCAACGCAAGCCGCAGGACGGCCGTTGCCAAGTGATCGTCGACGGCAAGGAAGTCGATCTGCGTGTCTCAACGCTGCCGACCGTGATCGGCGAGAAGGTCGTGATGCGCGTGCTCGACAAGCAGCGGCTCACCTTCAACCTCGACGAGCTAGGCATCCCCGGGCGCCAGCTCGGCGAGATCAAGCAGATGCTCTCGCGCCCTTACGGTCTGATGCTGGTCACGGGGCCGACCGGGTGTGGCAAGACAACCACGCTGTACTCAGCGTTGGAACTGATTAAGTCGGTCCACACGAACATGGTGACCGTCGAAGACCCGGTTGAGTATCAGATCGATTTGGTCAACCAAGTGCAGGTCGATAACGTCCGCGAACTGACGTTCGCTTCGGCCTTGCGGTCGATCCTCCGGCAGGACCCGGACGTGATCATGATCGGCGAGATCCGCGACGCCGAGACCGCGAAGGTCGCTGTGCAGGCCGCGTTGACGGGCCACCTGGTGCTGAGCACGCTTCACACCAACGATTCGGCCGGCGCCGTGACCCGGATGGTCGACATGGGCGTTGAACCGTACAAGCTCGCGGCCGCCTTGGTGGGCGTGCTCGCGCAACGGCTCGTCCGACGTATCTGCCCCAACTGCCGGACCCAGCATTTCGCCCAGGCCGAGATGCTCCAGGCGATGCACTACCGGGGGGACCCGAACCGCAAGTTCGCCCGCGGCGAGGGCTGCCGCTCTTGCTACGACACCGGCTTTCGCGGACGGATTGGCGTGTACGAGACGCTCCCCGCCGACGCCGAGCTGCGCCGCATGGTTGCCCGCGACGCCAGCAGTTCGGAGCTCCGTGATTGGATCCGTGAGTCGGACATGCCGACGCTCCTGGATGGCGGCCTCGACCTGGCCAGTCGCGAAGTGACCAGCTTGGAAGAGGTCGCTCGAGTGACTCTGTTCGACTGA
- a CDS encoding STAS domain protein: MIKASNQGAVLVLDVAGPLNQEEADRLRGQIDSLPRVGRPQVVIDLAEVPLIDSAGCEALLDAREAVTADGGGVHLAGVSPLCHDILEATGVLRYFSVFDGEKQAVAQFAR, encoded by the coding sequence GTGATCAAGGCATCGAACCAGGGCGCCGTGCTAGTGCTCGACGTCGCGGGCCCGCTGAACCAAGAAGAGGCTGACCGACTGCGCGGGCAGATCGATTCGTTGCCTCGGGTCGGTAGGCCCCAGGTGGTGATTGACTTGGCCGAGGTCCCGCTGATCGACAGCGCGGGCTGCGAAGCCCTCCTGGACGCCCGTGAGGCGGTCACCGCCGACGGGGGAGGCGTGCACCTGGCCGGGGTCTCGCCGCTGTGCCACGACATCCTTGAAGCGACCGGCGTGCTGCGCTACTTCAGTGTCTTCGATGGGGAGAAACAAGCCGTCGCGCAATTCGCACGCTAG
- the yycG gene encoding Sensor histidine kinase YycG: MPSPSAQLGLPRRLVALYLLFSLGAVLCTVGGLLYSMQSLIESQSTDIALSGVERLVSSLEIDRLQSGGERMAGLLEQARAEGRLAYCAVIDPKGRYLAHTNPELVDQIASDPPGAELRWANLHGSRLRDERDRWISEYRAPLRFEDASRGSLRMAVVDPAWRETLWDLAPYTLLVVAVPAGILLLGAWRVGRLAHPLAEVEQRLSAVAKTPRHGSLPLIETRSTALACLGWNRLVQQLRENAGSLADETFNQRLKQLTAAGGGRSREALESLSEGVAVTDPEGRVDFTNRSLGVLLAVPELSEGASLEDLLVERFPEKADELAAAGPQIEAVAELPLATEGGERTLRLARSPLGGDAGSGHVWSVRDITQQKLAEASRDQFIDTATHELRTPLANIKAYAETLAMGDMTDIEQQKEFCNTINTEATRLARFVDDLLSISSLEVGSLGVNRQTVKVRRLLEEAAEKVAPLMKSRSLEFEVSLSEKLGEANLDKDKVSGLLVNLLGNAAKYTPEGGTVTFNAVRNEDELRIEVRDTGVGISEDEQLKVFDKFFRSGNPEVQDVVGTGLGLSLAREIARLHRGDLTLSSELSEGSVFTTTLPVS, translated from the coding sequence ATGCCCTCCCCCTCCGCCCAACTCGGCTTGCCGCGGCGTCTCGTCGCGCTTTACCTGCTGTTCAGCTTGGGCGCTGTGCTGTGCACCGTTGGCGGTCTGCTGTACTCCATGCAGTCGCTGATCGAGTCGCAATCGACCGACATCGCGCTCTCCGGTGTCGAACGCCTCGTGTCGTCGTTGGAGATAGACCGCCTGCAATCGGGCGGTGAGAGGATGGCCGGATTGCTCGAACAGGCCCGCGCCGAGGGGCGGTTGGCGTATTGCGCGGTGATCGATCCGAAAGGTCGCTACCTCGCGCACACCAATCCGGAGTTGGTCGACCAGATCGCTAGCGATCCGCCCGGCGCCGAGCTGCGATGGGCCAACCTGCACGGTAGCCGGCTCCGTGACGAGCGTGATCGGTGGATCAGTGAGTATCGGGCGCCGCTCCGCTTCGAGGACGCGAGCCGCGGTTCGCTGCGGATGGCCGTCGTCGACCCGGCCTGGCGGGAGACCCTGTGGGATCTTGCTCCGTACACTCTACTCGTTGTTGCCGTCCCCGCCGGGATACTCCTGCTCGGGGCTTGGAGGGTGGGTCGGCTAGCTCATCCACTCGCCGAGGTCGAGCAGCGACTCTCGGCCGTCGCCAAGACGCCCCGTCACGGGTCGCTGCCGCTCATCGAGACCAGATCGACCGCCCTGGCCTGCCTCGGTTGGAACCGCCTCGTGCAGCAACTGCGTGAGAACGCCGGCAGCCTCGCCGACGAAACCTTCAACCAACGCCTGAAGCAACTCACTGCCGCGGGCGGGGGTCGCTCGCGTGAGGCGCTCGAGAGCCTCTCCGAAGGGGTCGCCGTAACCGATCCCGAGGGGCGAGTTGATTTCACCAACCGTTCTCTCGGCGTACTCCTCGCTGTGCCCGAACTGTCCGAAGGGGCCTCTTTGGAAGACCTGCTCGTGGAGCGTTTCCCGGAGAAGGCGGACGAACTCGCCGCGGCCGGGCCGCAGATCGAGGCGGTCGCTGAGCTGCCGCTGGCTACCGAGGGGGGCGAACGCACCCTCCGCCTTGCAAGGTCGCCCCTCGGCGGCGACGCCGGGTCTGGGCACGTCTGGAGCGTCCGCGATATCACGCAACAGAAACTGGCCGAGGCGTCGCGCGATCAGTTCATTGATACGGCGACCCACGAGCTCCGCACCCCGCTGGCGAACATCAAGGCGTACGCCGAGACCCTCGCCATGGGCGACATGACGGACATCGAGCAGCAAAAGGAGTTTTGCAACACGATCAACACCGAGGCGACCCGTCTCGCACGTTTCGTGGACGATCTGCTGTCGATCAGCAGCCTCGAAGTCGGTTCGCTCGGCGTGAATCGCCAGACGGTGAAGGTGAGACGCCTGCTCGAGGAGGCCGCCGAGAAAGTGGCGCCCCTCATGAAGAGCCGGTCTCTCGAGTTTGAGGTCTCGCTCTCCGAGAAGCTGGGCGAGGCGAACCTCGATAAGGACAAGGTCTCCGGGCTCTTGGTCAACCTCCTCGGCAACGCAGCCAAGTACACCCCCGAAGGTGGCACGGTCACTTTCAACGCCGTCCGCAACGAAGACGAACTGCGGATCGAGGTCCGCGACACCGGTGTGGGCATCTCCGAGGATGAGCAGTTGAAGGTGTTCGACAAGTTCTTCCGCAGCGGCAACCCGGAAGTACAGGACGTAGTGGGCACCGGTCTCGGTCTCTCTCTCGCCCGCGAGATCGCCCGCCTGCACCGCGGCGACCTGACGCTCAGCAGCGAGCTGAGCGAGGGAAGCGTGTTCACGACCACCCTGCCGGTTAGCTAG
- the phoP_2 gene encoding Alkaline phosphatase synthesis transcriptional regulatory protein PhoP, producing MLPSPKLALVAEDNAALRRVIAFTLRNAGFEVTAACDGQVAWESAEHEAFDLVVTDQQMPNLNGLELVERLRASEHNSATPVVLLTAKGLELDLDRVREQYGVAEMLTKPFSPTQLSSVAEQLASQPA from the coding sequence ATGCTCCCCTCCCCCAAGCTGGCCCTCGTGGCGGAAGACAACGCGGCGCTGCGCCGTGTGATCGCTTTCACCTTACGCAATGCTGGCTTCGAGGTAACCGCCGCCTGCGACGGGCAAGTCGCCTGGGAATCGGCCGAGCACGAGGCGTTCGACCTCGTGGTCACCGATCAGCAGATGCCCAACCTGAACGGCCTGGAACTGGTCGAACGGCTCCGCGCTTCCGAGCACAACTCCGCGACGCCGGTCGTTCTGCTGACGGCTAAGGGGCTCGAGCTCGATCTCGATCGGGTCCGCGAGCAATACGGCGTCGCCGAGATGCTGACCAAGCCGTTCAGCCCCACCCAGCTCAGCTCGGTCGCCGAGCAACTCGCCAGCCAACCCGCCTAG
- the pulG_2 gene encoding Type II secretion system protein G precursor, which translates to MNRRDAFTLVELVVVIMILGILAGVAAPKLLNTSTQATENGLRQTLAVVRDAIELYAAQNGGNLPACTSTGADFRTALEPFLRGEFPIAPYGSTDFNVTPTSGATTTPDGTTGWMFNTTDGTFICNSASTDSKGDAFSSY; encoded by the coding sequence ATGAATCGACGAGACGCATTCACGCTAGTTGAGCTGGTGGTGGTCATCATGATCCTCGGCATCCTTGCCGGGGTCGCCGCGCCCAAGCTCTTGAACACGTCGACGCAAGCGACCGAGAACGGCCTGCGCCAGACGCTCGCCGTCGTCCGCGACGCGATCGAGCTATACGCCGCCCAGAACGGCGGAAACTTGCCCGCGTGCACCTCGACGGGGGCGGACTTCCGCACCGCGCTCGAACCCTTCTTGCGTGGTGAGTTCCCAATAGCTCCCTACGGATCGACCGATTTCAACGTGACCCCGACCAGCGGCGCCACCACCACGCCCGATGGGACGACCGGTTGGATGTTCAACACAACCGACGGCACGTTCATCTGCAACTCCGCTTCGACCGACTCGAAGGGCGACGCTTTCAGCTCCTACTGA